Part of the Pleurocapsa minor HA4230-MV1 genome, TGCACAATAAACTCCTAACCAAGTCATAATGTGTGCGTGAGGTTGTCCGTGAATGATTCTGACGGGAGATGCCATGTATACTCTTCCTTCAATTAACTCGGCTTTTTTAAGCTCTGGCATTGCTTGATAGCGTCGCTCAAATTCTATCCGAGAAAGGCGATCGCCATTTTCTAAAGGAAGTATTTTAGATTGATTAGTAACCATGACTATTACAAAGCATCTATTAGGTTTATTATATTCAAGCAGATAGTCTATGTTCTGCGTATTTGACCAATAGAATTAAAATAGAAATACTATGATGTGGAGGAAATAGTCTGACGCTTAAACATTTCCTTCAGTACTAAAGCTGGATCTACATAGCCGCCATTGTGCTTGAGTACCCAGTGTAAATGAGGGCCTGTGGTGCGTCCACTCATTCCAATACGACCAATTCTTGCACCTGCGGGAATTGTTTGACCCAAAGCGAGCCGAAGTCCCCCTTCGCGATCGAGAAGAAACCTGCTATTGCTAGAGTCTTCTACATAGCCTTCCATATGACAATAAACATGTTGCCATTCTCCAGATTGAATTGTGATTGATGTGCCACAGGCGGTATTGTCTGATAAGCTCGTGATTTTTCCACCCCACCAGCTCCGAATATAGCTACCGCGAGGAGCTGCTAAATCCAATCCATTGTGGAATTGACGCTCTCCAGTTACGGGGGAGATGCGATAGCCAAATGGGGAAGTATAAGATTGGAAGTTTTCTACAGGAAAAGAGCCACTTGCCCAAGCTGCGGAAACATTTTGAGAGATTAATGAATCTTTAGGTGATGCTTCTAATGGGATGTGTCCCCAGCCATTAAGTTTTAAGCTTATTAGACAAGTAGCTACAATGATAGTTAGCCAGCGAATATATCGAATTCTAAATAATTTATCGGTCATGAATAGTGGCTCAATTTAATAATAATTTACGCTTAACAGGACTTATTTAAGTCTAATTAGTCCTGTAGAGGGGATTTCAATATAAAATGTTTCTCAGGTTACAGTTAAGCAAAAAATAAATAATTTTTGAGTAATAACCAATAAATAAACTAATTAGATCAAAGATATTTTAATGAATACGAAATATTCCTACTAAAATATACTGTTAAATTATCTAAGGAGCAAGATAAAGGTAA contains:
- a CDS encoding M23 family metallopeptidase, with amino-acid sequence MTDKLFRIRYIRWLTIIVATCLISLKLNGWGHIPLEASPKDSLISQNVSAAWASGSFPVENFQSYTSPFGYRISPVTGERQFHNGLDLAAPRGSYIRSWWGGKITSLSDNTACGTSITIQSGEWQHVYCHMEGYVEDSSNSRFLLDREGGLRLALGQTIPAGARIGRIGMSGRTTGPHLHWVLKHNGGYVDPALVLKEMFKRQTISSTS